One Janthinobacterium sp. TB1-E2 genomic region harbors:
- a CDS encoding antibiotic biosynthesis monooxygenase family protein produces MIFEIAHIQIKSATHAAFEAAVTKAVPLFQRARGCESMRLERSIENSDAYRLVVGWTTLEDHTVHFRGSDDFQAWRGLVGEFFAAPPQVEHMDTVVTGF; encoded by the coding sequence ATGATTTTTGAAATTGCCCACATCCAGATCAAATCGGCCACGCACGCAGCCTTCGAAGCGGCCGTGACGAAAGCCGTCCCCCTGTTCCAGCGCGCACGCGGCTGCGAGTCGATGCGCCTCGAGCGCTCGATCGAAAATAGCGATGCCTACCGCCTGGTGGTGGGCTGGACAACCCTGGAAGACCATACCGTGCATTTCCGCGGCAGCGACGACTTCCAGGCATGGCGCGGCCTGGTCGGTGAATTTTTCGCCGCCCCGCCGCAGGTCGAGCACATGGATACGGTGGTCACAGGCTTCTAG
- a CDS encoding DJ-1/PfpI family protein translates to MAAKKILFLTGDFAEDYETMVPFQALLMLGHTVHAVCPGKKSGETIKTAIHDFEGDQTYTEKPGHLFTLNASFDEIDPADYDAVMIAGGRAPEYLRLNEKVIAAVRHFAEAGKPVAAVCHGAQLLAAADVIRGKRISAYPACAPEVKLAGGTYADIAVTDAVTDGQFVTAPAWPAHPAWLAQFVKLLGTEIHL, encoded by the coding sequence ATGGCAGCGAAAAAAATTCTGTTTTTGACCGGCGATTTTGCAGAAGATTATGAAACGATGGTGCCGTTCCAGGCCCTGCTGATGCTCGGTCATACCGTGCATGCCGTCTGCCCCGGCAAGAAAAGCGGCGAGACGATCAAGACGGCCATCCACGATTTCGAGGGCGACCAGACCTACACGGAAAAGCCGGGCCATCTGTTCACCCTGAACGCCAGCTTCGACGAGATCGACCCTGCCGACTATGACGCCGTGATGATCGCCGGCGGCCGTGCACCGGAATACCTGCGCCTGAACGAGAAAGTCATCGCCGCCGTGCGCCATTTCGCCGAGGCGGGCAAGCCTGTTGCGGCCGTTTGCCATGGCGCGCAATTGCTGGCCGCCGCCGATGTCATCCGTGGCAAGCGCATTTCCGCCTATCCCGCCTGTGCGCCGGAAGTGAAACTGGCAGGCGGCACGTATGCCGACATCGCCGTCACGGACGCCGTCACGGATGGCCAGTTCGTCACGGCGCCCGCCTGGCCCGCGCATCCGGCCTGGCTGGCGCAGTTCGTCAAGCTGCTCGGTACCGAGATTCATTTGTAA
- a CDS encoding helix-turn-helix domain-containing protein — protein sequence MAKRKSLKTDPCPVARALDVIGERWSLLIVRDAFDGMRRFGEFQKSLGVAKNILADRLHTLVEEGIFTVAPASDGTAYQEYVLTQKGLALFPVVVGLRQWSEAQLFEAGEAHSTLLQRDTHAPVRRMDVLAPDGRVLQAGDTVVHKVEQKMEPEA from the coding sequence GTGGCCAAGCGCAAGAGCCTGAAAACCGACCCCTGTCCCGTGGCGCGCGCGCTCGACGTGATCGGCGAGCGCTGGTCGCTGCTGATCGTGCGTGACGCCTTCGACGGCATGCGCCGCTTTGGAGAGTTCCAGAAAAGCCTGGGCGTGGCGAAGAACATCCTGGCCGACCGCCTGCACACCCTGGTGGAAGAGGGCATCTTTACGGTCGCGCCCGCCTCGGACGGCACGGCCTACCAGGAATACGTGCTGACGCAAAAGGGGCTGGCGCTGTTTCCCGTCGTCGTCGGTTTGCGCCAGTGGAGCGAGGCGCAATTGTTTGAAGCAGGCGAGGCGCATTCAACCTTGCTGCAACGTGATACGCACGCGCCCGTGCGCAGGATGGACGTGCTGGCGCCGGACGGCCGCGTGTTGCAGGCGGGCGACACGGTCGTGCACAAGGTGGAGCAGAAAATGGAACCTGAGGCATGA
- a CDS encoding MerR family transcriptional regulator, which translates to MLLKIGELARLTGLTIRTLHHYDSIGLLSPSARTQAGYRLYQHGDMDRLHRIMALRKFGMSLADIANALAGPELPLSSIVARQIAMLERQIAQASTLRERLRTLQTQLTQGQAPELAEWLTTMELMTMYDKYFSHEELQQLPLLSDAAVEQEWKALVMKVRAVKDAGAGPGDAPAQALATEWMVKLVRDTGAHPGLFARLNNMHAQEPSMQATTSIDADLMQFILAAFNASRMALYKPFLDEHEYAHLLANYGKRSGEWPALIAAVRAAIDARTPPTDPAVLQLARQWLELFRSYAGTDPATQLKFRQAHQQEPRLMEGSFVDAAMLQYLGAAMAVVAQERPGA; encoded by the coding sequence ATGCTGTTGAAAATCGGTGAACTGGCCAGGCTCACGGGCCTGACCATCCGCACCCTGCACCACTACGACAGCATCGGCCTGCTCTCGCCTTCGGCGCGCACGCAAGCTGGCTACCGCCTGTACCAGCACGGCGACATGGACCGGCTGCACCGGATCATGGCGCTGCGCAAGTTCGGGATGTCGCTGGCCGATATCGCCAACGCCCTCGCCGGCCCGGAGCTGCCGCTCTCCTCCATCGTGGCGCGGCAAATCGCCATGCTGGAGCGCCAGATCGCACAGGCTTCCACCTTGCGTGAACGCCTGCGCACCCTGCAAACGCAACTGACGCAGGGGCAGGCGCCGGAACTGGCCGAGTGGCTCACCACTATGGAGTTGATGACCATGTACGACAAATACTTTAGTCACGAAGAACTGCAACAACTGCCGCTGCTGTCCGATGCGGCCGTGGAACAGGAATGGAAAGCACTGGTAATGAAGGTGCGCGCCGTCAAGGACGCGGGCGCAGGTCCCGGCGATGCGCCAGCGCAGGCGCTGGCCACGGAATGGATGGTCAAACTGGTGCGCGACACGGGTGCCCACCCGGGCCTGTTCGCGCGCCTGAACAACATGCATGCGCAGGAGCCATCGATGCAGGCGACGACCAGCATCGACGCGGACCTGATGCAGTTCATCCTCGCCGCCTTCAATGCCTCGCGCATGGCGCTGTACAAACCCTTCCTCGACGAGCACGAATACGCGCATCTGCTGGCCAACTACGGCAAGCGTTCGGGCGAGTGGCCAGCCCTGATCGCCGCCGTGCGCGCCGCCATCGATGCCCGCACGCCGCCCACCGATCCGGCCGTGCTGCAGCTGGCTCGCCAGTGGCTGGAACTGTTCCGCTCCTACGCGGGCACGGACCCGGCCACGCAGCTGAAGTTCCGCCAGGCGCACCAGCAGGAACCGCGCTTGATGGAAGGCAGCTTCGTCGACGCGGCCATGTTGCAATACCTGGGCGCGGCGATGGCTGTCGTGGCGCAGGAGCGCCCCGGCGCATAG
- a CDS encoding GAF domain-containing sensor histidine kinase, which translates to MHAPRSQPSRKQLPASRWRQRRLAQAASGLSAAQERQLATLHEISTLLAGQHAIDALCRGFLRHVMEFAQAEGGTVRILDPQQDTVHIIVHEGISEAMVEEEHCIRNNDCLCGAAVAQGVIQIRDFRQVEALQRYRCQEEGFIAIAVFPILAREQVVGSFSLHFAQPQSVQAQQQGWLETLGQSLGIAIENQRLIAREKEFAVARERSLLAEGLHDSIAQSLNFISLQVQMLDDSVRRGQLDEAAEVLPLMRMGVEQSYQDVRELLVNFRTRWHGSDLESKLSEVLAKFELQTGVIGTLEMSGNGAPLAPEQQLQILFIVQEALSNIRKHAQASNVALRVDNGRDFALQVRDDGEGFAANLRDKKTELQIGLRIMQERAERLGAQFAIDSTPGGGTTISLALPAARRQAA; encoded by the coding sequence ATGCATGCGCCGCGCAGTCAACCTTCCCGCAAACAACTTCCAGCCTCGCGCTGGCGCCAGCGCCGCCTGGCGCAAGCCGCATCGGGCCTGAGCGCCGCGCAGGAACGCCAGCTGGCCACCCTGCACGAGATTTCCACCTTGCTGGCGGGACAGCACGCCATCGATGCGCTGTGCCGTGGCTTTTTACGTCACGTAATGGAGTTCGCGCAGGCCGAGGGCGGCACCGTGCGCATCCTCGATCCGCAGCAGGACACCGTGCACATCATCGTGCACGAGGGCATTTCCGAGGCCATGGTGGAAGAGGAGCACTGCATCCGCAACAACGATTGCCTGTGCGGCGCGGCCGTGGCGCAGGGCGTGATCCAGATCCGCGATTTCCGCCAGGTCGAAGCCTTGCAGCGCTACCGTTGCCAGGAAGAAGGTTTCATTGCCATCGCCGTCTTTCCCATCCTTGCACGCGAGCAGGTGGTCGGCAGCTTTTCGCTGCACTTTGCGCAGCCGCAATCCGTGCAGGCGCAGCAGCAGGGCTGGCTGGAAACCCTGGGCCAGAGCCTGGGCATCGCCATTGAAAACCAGCGCCTGATCGCGCGCGAAAAGGAATTTGCCGTGGCGCGCGAACGCAGCCTGCTGGCCGAAGGCTTGCATGACAGCATCGCGCAAAGCCTGAACTTCATCAGCCTGCAAGTGCAGATGCTCGACGATTCCGTGCGCCGGGGCCAGCTCGACGAAGCGGCCGAAGTGCTGCCGCTGATGCGCATGGGCGTCGAGCAAAGCTACCAGGACGTGCGCGAATTGCTGGTCAATTTCCGCACGCGCTGGCATGGCAGCGACCTCGAAAGCAAGCTGTCGGAAGTGCTGGCCAAGTTCGAGCTGCAGACGGGCGTGATCGGCACCTTGGAGATGAGCGGCAATGGCGCGCCGCTGGCGCCCGAGCAGCAGTTGCAGATCCTGTTCATCGTGCAGGAAGCGCTGTCGAATATCCGCAAGCACGCGCAAGCGAGCAACGTGGCGCTGCGCGTGGACAACGGGCGCGATTTTGCGCTGCAGGTGCGCGACGATGGCGAAGGCTTCGCCGCCAACCTGCGCGACAAGAAAACGGAATTGCAGATCGGCTTGCGTATCATGCAGGAAAGAGCCGAGCGGCTCGGTGCGCAATTTGCCATCGACAGCACGCCCGGCGGCGGCACGACGATCTCGCTGGCCTTGCCGGCAGCCCGGCGCCAGGCCGCGTAA
- a CDS encoding Crp/Fnr family transcriptional regulator: MHKVNVDGLLSSQALFRHISPSQLEQLRQDVVRVEVEKGKVLFRKGEVAEGAYVVVFGLVKLSVFSMEGTDKVLELIRPGQSFGEAMIFLDEPYPFCAEALEHCLLLRIPPHALLRLLDQSPRIARQMMNSLSHHLMGFIRNVERCSVQNATQRVVEYLLQASDQQRSNEVKLDLKKSLLASFLNLAPATLSRVLHQLTDLHLIKVSGSLIQIQPDALKTYRHGSAAAMLN; encoded by the coding sequence ATGCATAAGGTCAACGTCGATGGCTTGCTGTCGAGCCAGGCTCTGTTCCGCCATATTTCCCCTTCGCAATTAGAACAATTGCGCCAGGATGTCGTGCGTGTCGAAGTGGAAAAAGGCAAAGTGCTGTTCCGCAAGGGCGAAGTGGCGGAAGGCGCCTACGTGGTGGTCTTCGGCCTCGTCAAGCTGAGCGTGTTTTCCATGGAAGGGACCGACAAGGTTCTGGAACTGATCCGTCCAGGCCAGAGCTTCGGCGAAGCCATGATTTTCCTCGATGAACCGTACCCGTTCTGCGCCGAAGCGCTCGAGCACTGCCTGCTGCTGCGCATCCCGCCGCACGCGCTGCTGCGCCTGCTGGACCAGTCGCCCCGCATCGCGCGCCAGATGATGAACAGCCTGTCGCACCACCTGATGGGTTTCATCCGCAACGTGGAGCGCTGCTCCGTGCAGAACGCCACCCAGCGCGTGGTCGAGTATTTGCTGCAGGCCTCGGACCAGCAGCGTTCGAACGAAGTCAAGCTGGACCTGAAGAAGAGTTTATTGGCATCGTTCCTGAACCTGGCGCCCGCCACCCTGTCGCGCGTGCTGCACCAGCTGACGGACTTGCACCTGATTAAAGTCAGCGGTTCGCTGATCCAGATCCAGCCCGATGCCTTGAAAACCTACCGCCATGGTTCCGCCGCGGCCATGCTGAATTAA
- a CDS encoding cysteine hydrolase, which produces MKRQLHLLVIDPQNDFCDLPAEWLPAGAAPALAVPGAHADMLRVAQLIREGGNGLTQISVTLDAHHRYDIAHPAFWRTGDGGAVPPFTQITAQQVRDRLFLPAASDALPRALAYLDALQQAGRYQLMVWPVHCEIGSWGQNIHAAVRAAYNAWEVDHLQVVAKLSKGSNPWTEHYSAVMAEVPDAQDAATQLNLDFLATLLPAQQIYVTGEAGSHCVKASTEHIADYLEAQQGKTALSRLVLLTDCMSPVTGFEAQQRDFLAAMHERGVRLATSTDVLPELLANASN; this is translated from the coding sequence ATGAAACGCCAGCTGCACCTGCTTGTGATCGACCCGCAAAACGATTTTTGCGACCTGCCCGCCGAATGGCTGCCTGCCGGCGCCGCACCGGCCCTGGCCGTGCCCGGCGCCCACGCCGACATGCTGCGCGTCGCGCAGCTGATCCGTGAAGGGGGCAATGGCCTGACGCAGATCAGCGTGACGCTCGACGCCCACCACCGCTACGATATTGCCCACCCCGCCTTCTGGCGCACGGGTGATGGCGGCGCGGTGCCGCCGTTCACGCAGATCACGGCGCAGCAGGTGCGCGACCGCTTGTTCCTGCCCGCCGCCAGCGATGCCTTGCCGCGTGCGCTGGCTTACCTCGATGCCTTGCAGCAAGCGGGGCGCTATCAGCTGATGGTGTGGCCCGTGCACTGCGAGATCGGCAGCTGGGGCCAGAATATCCACGCGGCCGTGCGCGCCGCCTACAACGCGTGGGAAGTGGATCACCTGCAAGTGGTAGCCAAGCTGAGCAAGGGTTCCAATCCGTGGACCGAGCATTACTCGGCCGTCATGGCGGAAGTGCCCGATGCGCAGGATGCGGCCACCCAGCTCAACCTGGATTTCCTCGCCACCTTGCTGCCGGCACAGCAGATTTATGTCACCGGCGAAGCGGGCAGCCACTGCGTGAAAGCCAGCACCGAGCACATCGCCGACTACCTGGAAGCGCAGCAAGGCAAGACGGCCCTGTCGCGGCTGGTGCTGCTGACGGACTGCATGAGCCCCGTTACGGGCTTTGAAGCACAGCAGCGCGACTTCCTTGCAGCCATGCACGAGCGTGGCGTGCGGCTGGCGACATCCACCGACGTTTTGCCCGAGTTGTTGGCAAACGCAAGCAATTAA
- a CDS encoding D-amino acid dehydrogenase, with the protein MKRVAVLGAGITGVTTAYALARRGVDVTLIERHRYAAMETSYANGGQLSASHAEVWNHKATILNALKWMARRDAPLLLHPWPSWHKLSWFAEFLAAMPAYERNTIATARMAIAAREHLFAWAQAEKIDFDHRRAGILHVYRDKAGFERAAGVSRLLAQGGLQRRAVTPQEMCVIEPALQGDFYGGYYTDSDSTGDIHKFTSGLADACVRLGVVCRYGEEVTALAREHGGVRVSIGEDSTLFDAVVICAGTASRAMAASLGDHVNVYPVKGYSITVQLDDAASRAAAPSVSLLDDATKLVSSRLGEDRLRVAGTAEFNGVNHDIRADRIRPLLQWVEQCFPGINTRKVVPWAGLRPMLPDMLPKVGPGKAPGVYYNTGHGHLGWTLAAATAEMVAAMIGAG; encoded by the coding sequence ATGAAGCGCGTGGCCGTGCTGGGCGCAGGGATCACGGGCGTGACGACGGCGTATGCGCTGGCCAGGCGGGGCGTAGACGTGACCCTGATCGAACGCCACCGTTACGCTGCCATGGAAACGTCGTATGCGAACGGCGGGCAATTGTCGGCCTCGCACGCGGAAGTGTGGAACCACAAGGCAACGATACTGAATGCCCTGAAATGGATGGCGCGGCGCGATGCGCCCTTGCTGCTGCATCCCTGGCCCAGCTGGCACAAGCTGAGCTGGTTTGCGGAGTTTCTCGCCGCCATGCCGGCCTACGAGCGCAACACCATCGCCACGGCCCGCATGGCGATCGCCGCGCGCGAACATCTGTTTGCGTGGGCGCAAGCAGAGAAGATTGATTTCGATCACCGCCGCGCCGGCATCCTGCACGTCTACCGTGACAAGGCCGGCTTCGAGCGGGCGGCCGGCGTATCACGCCTGCTGGCGCAGGGCGGCTTGCAGCGGCGCGCCGTCACGCCGCAGGAAATGTGCGTCATCGAACCGGCCTTGCAGGGTGACTTCTACGGCGGCTACTACACGGACAGCGACTCCACGGGTGACATCCACAAGTTCACGAGCGGCCTGGCCGACGCCTGCGTGCGCCTGGGCGTGGTCTGCCGCTATGGCGAGGAAGTCACGGCGCTGGCGCGCGAGCACGGCGGGGTGCGCGTCAGCATAGGCGAGGACAGCACCTTGTTCGATGCCGTCGTCATCTGTGCGGGCACGGCCAGCCGTGCCATGGCGGCCAGCCTGGGTGACCATGTGAACGTGTATCCCGTGAAAGGCTATTCGATTACCGTGCAATTGGATGACGCCGCCAGCCGCGCGGCCGCGCCGTCCGTCAGCCTGCTCGACGACGCGACCAAGCTGGTCAGCAGTCGCCTCGGCGAAGACCGGCTCAGGGTGGCGGGCACGGCGGAATTCAACGGCGTCAACCACGACATCCGCGCCGACCGCATCCGCCCGCTGCTGCAGTGGGTGGAGCAGTGTTTTCCCGGCATCAATACCCGCAAGGTCGTGCCCTGGGCCGGCTTGCGTCCCATGCTGCCCGACATGCTGCCGAAAGTGGGGCCGGGCAAGGCGCCGGGCGTGTACTACAACACGGGCCACGGTCACCTGGGCTGGACCCTGGCGGCCGCCACGGCGGAGATGGTAGCCGCGATGATTGGTGCTGGCTAG
- a CDS encoding host attachment protein, protein MDVTWVVVADSSRARLFALGQQNQLGELQDFVNPAARENENALNSDASGRFGSGMRAGTQAGTQAHTTEPQVTPVEHANAQFARHIAQVLQQGLQQQRYNKLCLVAAPKFLGQLRLSLDAQVEKRLSHALARDVASMNVPQLEAYLQQALDRSGGDS, encoded by the coding sequence ATGGACGTCACATGGGTGGTAGTGGCCGACAGTAGCCGGGCGCGGCTGTTTGCGCTGGGACAGCAAAACCAGCTGGGCGAGCTGCAAGATTTTGTCAATCCGGCGGCCCGCGAAAACGAGAACGCCTTGAACAGCGACGCCAGCGGACGCTTCGGCAGCGGCATGCGCGCGGGGACCCAGGCGGGCACGCAGGCGCACACGACCGAGCCACAGGTGACGCCAGTCGAGCATGCGAACGCACAGTTTGCAAGGCATATCGCGCAAGTGCTGCAACAGGGCTTGCAGCAACAGCGCTACAACAAGCTGTGCCTGGTCGCCGCACCGAAGTTCCTGGGGCAGTTGCGTCTAAGCCTCGATGCCCAGGTGGAAAAACGGCTCAGCCATGCCCTGGCCAGGGATGTCGCCAGCATGAACGTGCCCCAACTGGAAGCCTATTTGCAGCAAGCGCTGGACAGGAGCGGCGGCGACAGCTGA
- the pncB gene encoding nicotinate phosphoribosyltransferase codes for MTPIVRSLLETDLYKFTMWQALLHGHPNTHTEYEFVCRNATAFPLAELKGELEEQLDHLCSMSFADDELAYLRTLRFMKSDFVDFLTVFRFQRKFIDVSTDGDTLLVHAAGPQVHVMGFEIFVLYIINELYFRRFDLDAAMREGRHRLGLKVEAVKEFGKLPRRKHPFEFSDFGVRRRFSGAWHDEVVQRLAREVPEYFKGTSNVYLAKKLGIVPIGTMAHEYMQSFQSFGVRLRDFQKAALEDWVQEYRGDLGIALTDVVGMDAFLADFDLYFAKLFDGLRHDSGDPVEWGEKALAHYAALRIDANTKRLVFSDGLDLDKAFALYQHFADRIMTGFGIGTNLTNDVGLTPLNIVMKLVRCNGQSVAKLSDSPGKTLCKDETFLAYLRQVFHHPAV; via the coding sequence ATGACCCCGATAGTGCGCAGTTTGCTGGAAACCGATCTGTATAAATTTACAATGTGGCAAGCATTGCTGCACGGTCATCCGAATACCCATACCGAATACGAATTTGTCTGCCGCAACGCCACCGCCTTTCCCCTGGCCGAACTGAAGGGCGAGCTGGAAGAACAGCTCGACCACCTGTGCTCGATGTCGTTTGCCGACGACGAGCTGGCTTATCTGCGCACCCTGCGCTTCATGAAGAGCGACTTCGTTGACTTCCTGACGGTGTTCCGCTTCCAGCGCAAGTTCATCGACGTGAGCACGGACGGCGACACCTTGCTCGTGCACGCGGCCGGGCCGCAGGTGCATGTGATGGGCTTCGAGATTTTCGTGCTGTACATCATCAACGAACTGTATTTCCGCCGCTTCGACCTCGATGCGGCCATGCGCGAAGGGCGCCACCGCCTGGGCTTGAAAGTGGAAGCCGTCAAGGAATTCGGTAAACTGCCGCGGCGCAAGCACCCGTTTGAATTTTCCGACTTCGGCGTGCGCCGGCGTTTTTCCGGCGCCTGGCACGACGAAGTGGTGCAGCGTCTGGCGCGCGAGGTGCCCGAGTACTTCAAGGGCACGTCGAATGTCTACCTGGCGAAAAAGCTCGGCATCGTGCCAATCGGCACCATGGCGCATGAATACATGCAATCATTCCAGTCGTTTGGCGTACGTCTGCGCGACTTTCAAAAGGCGGCACTGGAAGACTGGGTGCAGGAATACCGGGGCGACCTGGGTATTGCCCTGACGGACGTGGTGGGCATGGATGCCTTTTTGGCTGACTTCGACCTGTATTTCGCCAAGCTGTTCGATGGTTTGCGCCACGATTCGGGCGATCCCGTCGAGTGGGGCGAGAAGGCGCTGGCCCACTACGCGGCCCTGCGCATCGACGCCAATACCAAGCGCCTCGTGTTTTCCGACGGCCTGGACCTGGACAAGGCGTTTGCCCTGTACCAGCACTTCGCCGACCGCATCATGACGGGCTTTGGCATCGGCACCAATCTCACCAACGATGTCGGCTTGACGCCGCTCAACATCGTCATGAAACTGGTGCGCTGCAATGGCCAGTCCGTGGCGAAACTGTCGGATTCGCCGGGCAAGACCCTGTGCAAGGATGAGACCTTCCTCGCCTACCTGCGACAGGTCTTTCACCACCCCGCAGTGTAG
- a CDS encoding MFS transporter — MRDTNSPITTTLPPTLVWLFATAAGLSVANVYYAQPLLATLAHEFGMTEAASGMVITATQIGCALALLLLVPLGDMLNRRRLTLFQLGMLAITLVALGCARSTAALLGGMLMVGLLGTAMTQGLIAYAASAAASHERGRVVGMAQGGVVIGLLLARTLSGVVADVADWRAVYFVSAAIACALLLLLWRMLPPAKSQGQKLAYGALLASMLDMLLHNKVLRVRGMLALLMFAVFNIFWSALVLPLTAQGYSHAAIGAFGLVGVIGALGAARAGAMADKGRAQWTTGAALLLLLAAWLPLGFAGAALWPLIVGIIALDLAGQAIHVTNQSLIFKQDSDAHSRLVACYMLFYAVGSGLGAIAATSVYALAGWHGVCALGAAVSLLALLFWRLTLPAEKAE; from the coding sequence ATGCGCGATACGAACTCCCCCATCACGACAACACTTCCTCCCACCCTCGTCTGGCTGTTTGCCACGGCGGCCGGCCTCAGCGTGGCCAATGTGTATTACGCCCAGCCCTTGCTCGCCACGCTGGCGCACGAATTCGGCATGACGGAGGCGGCCAGCGGCATGGTCATCACGGCCACGCAGATCGGTTGCGCGCTGGCCCTGCTGCTGCTCGTGCCCTTGGGCGACATGCTGAACCGGCGCCGGCTGACCCTTTTCCAGCTGGGCATGCTGGCCATCACCCTGGTGGCGCTGGGCTGCGCCCGGTCCACGGCAGCCTTGCTGGGCGGCATGCTGATGGTGGGCTTGCTGGGCACGGCCATGACGCAGGGTTTGATCGCCTACGCGGCCAGCGCGGCGGCCAGCCATGAACGGGGAAGAGTCGTCGGCATGGCGCAGGGCGGCGTGGTGATCGGCTTGCTGCTGGCGCGCACCCTGTCCGGTGTCGTGGCCGATGTGGCCGACTGGCGCGCCGTGTATTTTGTTTCCGCCGCCATCGCTTGCGCCCTGTTGCTGCTGCTGTGGCGCATGCTGCCGCCGGCCAAGTCGCAAGGTCAGAAGCTCGCGTATGGCGCCCTGCTCGCCTCGATGCTGGACATGCTGCTGCACAACAAGGTGTTGCGCGTGCGCGGCATGCTGGCCCTGCTGATGTTTGCCGTCTTCAATATTTTCTGGAGCGCCCTGGTGCTGCCCCTGACGGCGCAAGGCTATAGCCATGCGGCCATCGGCGCGTTTGGCCTGGTCGGCGTGATCGGTGCGCTGGGCGCGGCGCGCGCGGGCGCAATGGCGGACAAGGGCCGCGCGCAATGGACGACGGGCGCCGCCCTGCTGCTGTTGCTGGCCGCGTGGCTGCCGCTGGGCTTTGCCGGTGCGGCCCTGTGGCCGTTAATCGTCGGCATCATCGCGCTGGACCTGGCGGGCCAGGCCATCCACGTGACGAACCAGAGCCTGATTTTCAAGCAGGACAGCGACGCGCACAGCCGCCTGGTGGCGTGCTACATGCTGTTTTATGCGGTGGGAAGCGGACTCGGTGCGATTGCCGCCACCAGCGTGTATGCGCTGGCGGGCTGGCATGGGGTATGCGCGCTGGGCGCGGCGGTCAGCTTGCTCGCCCTGCTGTTCTGGCGGCTGACCTTGCCTGCTGAAAAAGCTGAGTGA
- a CDS encoding response regulator, translating to MNAPIKILLVDDHTLLRSGVKLLLQRNPQFQVVGEASNGLDGVRLAAELQPDVVLMDLNMPGVTGVEALQLILQDLPQMVVLMLTVSENAADLGAALRAGARGYLLKNIEAEQLGQAICRAAAGESVIADAMTAKLVSQFRAGQNAPQEDYDKLTPREREAMACLAQGLSNKEIARQLDVAESTVKIHVQNILKKLKLSSRVQIAVYAVERELSK from the coding sequence GTGAACGCACCAATCAAAATCCTGCTGGTCGATGACCACACCTTGCTGCGCAGCGGCGTCAAGCTGCTGCTGCAGCGCAATCCTCAATTCCAGGTGGTGGGCGAGGCTTCGAACGGGCTGGACGGCGTGCGCCTGGCGGCCGAACTGCAGCCCGACGTGGTGCTGATGGACTTGAACATGCCCGGGGTGACTGGCGTCGAGGCGCTGCAGCTGATCTTGCAGGACCTGCCGCAAATGGTGGTGCTGATGCTGACCGTGTCGGAAAACGCAGCCGACCTCGGCGCGGCCCTGCGCGCGGGCGCGCGCGGCTACTTGCTGAAAAATATCGAAGCCGAGCAGCTGGGCCAGGCCATTTGCCGCGCCGCCGCCGGCGAATCCGTGATCGCCGACGCCATGACGGCCAAGCTCGTGTCGCAGTTCCGCGCGGGGCAGAATGCGCCCCAGGAAGACTATGACAAATTGACGCCGCGCGAACGCGAAGCCATGGCCTGCCTGGCACAAGGACTGAGCAACAAGGAAATCGCGCGCCAGCTCGACGTGGCTGAAAGCACGGTGAAAATCCACGTGCAAAACATCCTCAAAAAGCTTAAGCTCAGCAGCCGCGTGCAGATCGCCGTCTACGCCGTCGAGCGCGAGTTAAGCAAATAG
- a CDS encoding TIGR02450 family Trp-rich protein, with protein sequence MHLPHRNNLRPNKLLNSKWTAVTPVNKEKHFLVIKVCAAATPDEPVTHVELEAVHSGRVQILPWRALQDAAQWHQGWKT encoded by the coding sequence ATGCACCTTCCACATCGCAATAACTTGCGTCCAAACAAATTACTCAACAGCAAATGGACAGCGGTGACACCCGTCAACAAAGAAAAACATTTTCTCGTCATCAAGGTATGCGCCGCAGCCACGCCGGATGAACCCGTCACGCACGTGGAACTGGAAGCCGTGCATTCGGGCAGAGTGCAGATCCTGCCCTGGCGCGCGCTGCAGGATGCGGCGCAGTGGCATCAGGGGTGGAAAACGTAA